Proteins encoded by one window of Ursus arctos isolate Adak ecotype North America unplaced genomic scaffold, UrsArc2.0 scaffold_22, whole genome shotgun sequence:
- the CEP295 gene encoding centrosomal protein of 295 kDa isoform X5, giving the protein MKRKVVNAGKLRLSPNEEAYILKEDYERRRKLRLLQVREQERGIALQIREDIKQRRNQQLTRLAEELRTEWKESQTQKIKNLEKLYLASLRSMGEGHQQAKENEPDLNALARRAAERRRKAEMRHKEALKLQKNKKEELVKQKTWHITARKEALLVEKERSAKITSLPPPPPTLFENIELKRTSNVKTGRSTYHHLCAFVNREMDTQQPDPHLAAEEEAKRSEERQKQAAQERVEQCEKAHVRGFQAMKKIHLAQTQEKLMKELRQLQQEDLARRRQTVARMPPQLVELPHKRSEMKEDWQRELEFAFEDMYNADRKVKGNLILHLEPEPLPTVTDKIQDEELDLSMEQESLGETENIPVTEAETICSIEADVPLAIKTHQVPSKILFKKLLNRIRSQKSLWTIKSTSEDESEVITTLSETESKAPTVESGATVSEERTSSSGQDQVAESDTLTVDSGPITSEEKPLSLDTDSEKEQEIKEAQPITAVAQSSVLLHPQEEAAKIRMAARQKQIMEIEEQKQKQLELLEQIEQQKLRLETDCFKAQLEEEKRTRTQQTGVGTAPAPCTVTSDEDNHRQMIRNYQQQLLQQNRFHRQSVETARKRLLEYQTMLKGKYSSGLATSLIPESVISVLPQNSERPTVLSEHWDQGQRPKLSPNKYQPVPSIRISKLEQDYFQVPRQSLFPQRQVETDTLITSEVLAKQCLESQEQPKQVSQSEVQQRDDKLIHKDSHALSKPLSQGKLLIIQDPKEVAEVSRATTFQTLDPQQRFSENKESIPSKLPERSSFQPLAAEHAFSSLPVAAESGKIQESFSTMNKSTVSVSHSVISQMQDKSLPTSENITAQLGNLKALQEQLDLQKEVLRSRQEAQERLLLYKQKELEGQTGLSVSLPLVSLESFATLPSARAESGRVQESSSTGDDTAVPSRHLGVPRLPDRLLSFSQPVLSQQDNFKFLQEQLNIQRDSLQARREAQEVSYVHKQGELGGQIWSEQTAPPSLPSQVAQHTFTSLPTAGTHSGKIQEQYLSESTKGLLSSQSENQKPQDGSLSFLQQFLPLHDSLKLLQEQVTTQRAAPQARQEARAELLLRRRRDLGDSKSAQMSSSLPTAVAPCLVASQTPAKTEPGRIQNFYLSGKESVTPSSHPVIPAFQDELRSFPQYNLPRQENSTALQEQSHTQRVMLGAEQEAQEFIHKLHELEKTISSEQTGPSLSLPQVAESERFQEFMSIKSDGTVPLSHSKIPRFQEGLLGFPQPTRPLQGRLEEHQEWLDTEKAALHFSQKTQGNVSSVQTDSSFGPQLGQPSFTSLPSAESGTTQEPPSTESDGKTLSSHLQIPQLQDRLLRISQLIRPQQDNLKALGERLATQREAIVQSRQEAQEDLLLHQQSEWKQRISPEQVGSSSFLSPVVQHSFASLPLSESGRTQEPCSTKSDNTASSRHSGIPGLPDRLLGLSQPVLPQQDHLIGLQQEHLYAQRNSLPCGEKTQKELVLPGQYKFEEELSSEHLVQPHHGDLKVLQEQLEIQRIAIRSRQEAQEELLSQRLSKLEKRVSSEQIGSSLLSQVALPVADSERIQKPLATRSDSTVPSSHPEIPTSQDRLPSSSQPVVPPQNILTAQLDLQREVVHSNEKDQEEQLLNKQTKLTESESSEHAIPSLFLPIEREDSFIPLPFAEVKSKNNGELYSSRSEHAAPSSNSVIPRFQDRLVWFSQPVLTQQDNLGLQKQLDLQKKVLHYSQRAQEELLVQRQTTLQQQIQKHQETLKDFFNCSQISKPTPESGVETQKLREWLPHRQDLAGDDQEGVSPASRGNSGDNQWLSEESGAKQSGEHLDKELGRRSSKPPVAKVKCGLDLNQHELSAIPEVESPASGRTSILGKPDFYPDRDPLRVSISREQSFVGSPLNCDAFGFLYPVAQENICGDDSKEAVKVKEAVAENHAVLSHAVEEEHTCLSPAVEPDHAETEEIYHEPLSSVTISTGSFLSYENTDLSLTDPGSFSEPVDPREQESTTGKEDERDILSSMLPSSQVLCQRQDSREIHQPLLPAVEKFTPVDLDFPELEHTFPNLHRQLFKPLEPHPDFDISSSYSGISQDSRDFYQNSDSSCESHHAVGASRSTVSFTALRTGLKSSNTSLNQQPDPHLAHAATQIFATEKTEGSEQSFQQLLPEFSSQEGSQHVDLPSIFSIEARDSYQGMENQNYSEQTEIQNKKKSVHFHLCVGSLQSSVFSSSDEANVFHPLSLQYSTPCGSTSSECSIRAQPEGRKERLGFEELSERGLDGEKNETHGVLNSHMEEMDSQSCTRTVEMGTSVQAPYSVQNEKYFEYSAKAETPKISRNLSQLAQSELFLSSGSLQSSIPMWETESGHGIMEEPELTLVSTSDISIAEMDFANLTLEENKGNEAKSSSQVSEFLPLVSETETLGCPDVSEHGTEEPVIMSAEASPKIIALPGSLQEAFIKRKKSFMERSSQRQKEIKNKIRIPENSQIRIVEEKPTGSSVSRLKGVNKVKVRVSLPEDRKTAQALMHQRTLRSYNQLAEVKKQREEKAKQDAYAQNRARAKEFHKKTLEKLRAKNTC; this is encoded by the exons AACATTGAACTAAAAAGAACTTCTAATGTGAAAACCGGTAGATCCACCTATCATCATCTTTGTGCTTTTGTGAATAGAGAGATGGACACACAGCAG CCAGATCCTCATTTGGCTGCTGAAGAAGAAGCTAAAAGATCGGAAGAACGACAAAAACAAGCAGCACAGGAGAGAGTGGAACAGTGTGAGAAGGCACACGTACGGGGTTTCCAAGCAATGAAAAAGATCCATTTGGCTCAA ACTCAGGAGAAGCTAATGAAAGAACTCAGACAGCTCCAGCAAGAGGACCTGGCACGGAGGAGGCAGACGGTAGCGCGGATGCCGCCGCAGCTGGTTGAGCTTCCGCACAAACGCAGTGAAATGAAGGAAGACTGGCAGAGAGAACTGGAATTTGCCTTTGAAGACATGTACAATGCAGACAGGA AAGTGAAAGGAAACCTGATTTTGCACCTCGAACCAGAACCTTTGCCCACTGTGACTGATAAGATCCAAGACGAAGAACTGGACCTTTCAATGGAACAAGAAAGCCTAGGAGAAACTGAAAACATTCCAGTGACAGAAGCCGAAACAATATGTTCTATTGAAGCAGACG ttccCCTGGCAATAAAGACCCACCAGGTCCcttcaaaaattctttttaaaaaattattaaataggaTCCGAAGCCAAAAATCTCTCTGGACAATTAAATCCACATCTGAGGATGAAAGTGAAGTGATTACAACTCTTAGTGAAACTGAGAGTAAAGCACCCACAGTCGAATCAGGAGCAACTGTTAGCGAAGAGAGAACATCATCCTCTGGGCAGGACCAAG TTGCTGAAAGTGATACTTTAACAGTTGACTCCGGACCAATTACTAGTGAAGAGAAACCGCTTTCATTGGATACAGACTCTGAAAAGGAACaag AAATAAAGGAGGCTCAGCCTATCACAGCTGTAGCTCAGAGTTCAGTTCTACTGCATCCTCAAGAAGAAGCAGCCAAAATTAGAATGGCAGCAAGGCAGAAACAG ATAATGGAAATAGAAGAGCAGAAGCAAAAGCAGTTGGAATTACTTGAACAAATTGAACAACAGAAGTTACGATTAGAAACTGATTGCTTCAAGGCTcagctggaagaagaaaaaaggacaagaacGCAGCAGACTGGG GTTGGCACTGCTCCAGCACCATGCACTGTAACTTCTGATGAAGATAATCATAGGCAGATGATTCGTAACTATCAACAGCAGCTTTTACAGCAGAACAG gtttcACAGACAGTCTGTTGAAACAGCCAGGAAACGATTACTCGAATATCAGACTATGTTAAAAGGAAAGTACTCCTCCGGGTTAGCCACTTCATTGATACCTGAATCTGTGATATCAGTACTACCACAGAACTCTGAAAGACCCACTGTTCTGTCAGAGCATTGGGATCAAGGTCAGAGACCCAAGTTGAGCCCTAACAAATACCAACCTGTACCATCCATACGGATCTCCAAATTAGAGCAAGATTATTTTCAGGTTCCAAGACAAAGTCTCTTTCCACAAAGGCAGGTAGAAACAGACACATTAATCACTTCAGAAGTTTTGGCCAAGCAGTGTTTGGAATCACAGGAACAGCCTAAGCAAGTCTCACAGAGTGAAGTACAACAGAGAGACGATAAATTGATTCATAAAGACTCTCATGCACTTTCAAAGCCTTTGTCACAGGGTAAGCTGCTAATAATACAGGATCCTAAAGAAGTAGCCGAAGTATCTAGGGCAACAACTTTTCAAACTTTAGATCCCCAGCAAAGGTTCTCAGAGAACAAGGAAAGTATACCCTCCAAGCTACCTGAACGTTCTTCATTCCAGCCACTGGCAGCTGAGCATGCTTTTAGTTCTCTTCCTGTTGCAGCTGAATCTGGAAAAATCCAGGAATCCTTTTCAACCATGAACAAAAGTACAGTTTCTGTTAGTCATTCTGTAATCAGCCAAATGCAGGATAAATCTTTGCCAACCTCAGAGAATATCACAGCCCAGCTGGGTAATTTGAAGGCTCTCCAAGAACAGTTAGACCTGCAGAAGGAAGTTCTTCGGTCAAGACAGGAAGCTCAGGAACGACTGCTTTTGTACAAACAGAAAGAATTGGAAGGACAAACtggcctctctgtctcccttccaTTAGTATCTCTGGAGTCATTTGCTACACTGCCTTCTGCCAGAGCTGAATCGGGAAGAGTCCAGGAATCTTCTTCAACCGGGGATGACACTGCAGTTCCCTCACGCCATCTTGGGGTCCCACGACTTCCAGATAGGCTTTTAAGTTTTTCACAGCCCGTCTTATCACAGCAAGATAATTTTAAGTTTCTCCAAGAACAGTTAAATATTCAGAGGGACAGCCTTCAAGCCAGGCGAGAAGCCCAGGAAGTATCATATGTACATAAACAGGGGGAATTGGGTGGACAAATATGGTCTGAACAGACTGcacccccttctctcccttctcaggTAGCTCAGCATACATTTACTTCACTACCTACAGCTGGCACTCATTCCGGAAAGATCCAGGAGCAGTATTTATCGGAGAGTACGAAGGGACTTCTCTCAAGCCAGTCTGAAAACCAAAAACCTCAGGATGGGTCCTTGAGTTTCCTACAGCAGTTCCTACCTTTGCATGATAGTTTGAAGTTGCTCCAAGAACAGGTGACCACACAGAGGGCTGCTCCTCAGGCCAGGCAGGAAGCCCGGGCAGAGTTGCTTTTGCGTAGACGAAGGGATTTGGGAGACAGTAAGTCTGCGCAAATGAGTTCTTCACTCCCAACAGCGGTTGCTCCGTGTTTAGTTGCTTCACAAACTCCTGCTAAAACTGAGCCTGGAAGAATTCAGAACTTTTATTTATCTGGAAAGGAGAGTGTTACTCCCTCCAGTCACCCGGTAATCCCAGCATTTCAGGATGAGCTTCGTAGTTTTCCACAGTATAACCTGCCACGGCAAGAAAATTCGACAGCACTTCAAGAACAGTCGCACACACAGAGGGTAATGCTTGGCGCTGAACAAGAAGCTCAGGAATTCATACACAAACTACATGAATTAGAAAAAACAATTTCTTCTGAACAGACTGGCCCCTCTTTATCCCTGCCCCAGGTAGCCGAGTCTGAAAGATTCCAGGAGTTTATGTCAATCAAGAGTGACGGTACAGTTCCCTTAAGCCATTCTAAGATCCCAAGATTTCAGGAAGGACTTCTGGGATTTCCACAACCTACACGACCTCTGCAAGGTAGGTTGGAGGAACACCAAGAATGGCTGGACACAGAGAAGGCGGCCCTTCATTTTAGCCAGAAAACCCAAGGAAATGTGTCTTCGGTACAAACCGACTCCTCATTCGGACCCCAGTTAGGACAGCCTTCATTTACTTCGTTACCTTCTGCTGAATCTGGTACGACCCAGGAGCCTCCTTCAACAGAGAGTGATGGTAAAACTCTTTCAAGCCATCTTCAGATCCCACAATTGCAGGATAGGCTTTTGAGGATATCACAGCTTATTCGGCCTCAACAAGATAATCTGAAGGCGCTTGGAGAAAGGTTAGCTACACAGAGAGAAGCTATCGTTCAATCTAGACAGGAAGCTCAGGAAGATTTACTTTTGCACCAGCAGAGTGAGTGGAAGCAAAGAATATCTCCTGAGCAGGTTGGCTCCTCTTCCTTCCTATCCCCAGTTGTACAGCATTCATTTGCTTCATTGCCTCTTAGTGAATCTGGAAGAACCCAAGAACCTTGTTCAACTAAGAGTGATAATACAGCTTCCTCCAGACATTCTGGGATACCAGGATTGCCTGACAGGCTTTTAGGTTTATCTCAGCCTGTCTTACCTCAACAAGATCACTTGATTGGACTTCAGCAAGAACACTTGTATGCACAAAGAAATTCCCTTCCGTGTGgggagaaaacccagaaagaatTGGTTTTGCCCGGACAATATAAATTTGAGGAAGAGTTATCCTCTGAGCATTTAGTCCAGCCTCACCATGGTGATTTGAAAGTACTTCAAGAGCagttagaaatacaaaggatagCCATTCGATCTAGACAGGAAGCCCAAGAAGAATTACTTTCGCAAAGACTAAGTAAACTGGAGAAAAGGGTATCATCGGAGCAGATTGGCTCTTCATTGTTATCCCAGGTAGCACTGCCTGTGGCTGACTCTGAAAGAATCCAGAAGCCTCTTGCAACCAGAAGTGATAGTACTGTTCCCTCAAGTCATCCTGAGATCCCAACATCCCAGGACAGACTTCCAAGTTCATCACAGCCTGTTGTGCCTCCGCAGAATATTTTGACAGCACAGTTGGACTTACAGAGGGAAGTGGTGCATTCTAATGAGAAGGACCAGGAAGAACAgctgttaaacaaacaaacaaaattgacTGAAAGTGAATCTTCTGAGCATGCTATTCCCTCTTTGTTTTTACCCATAGAAAGAGAGGATTCATTTATTCCACTGCCTTTTGCTGAAGTTAAATCTAAAAACAATGGTGAATTGTATTCATCTAGGAGTGAACATGCAGCTCCTTCAAGCAATTCTGTGATccccagatttcaagatagacTTGTGTGGTTTTCACAACCTGTCTTAACTCAGCAGGATAACCTAGGACTTCAGAAGCAGTTGGATCTGCAGAAGAAAGTTCTGCATTATAGCCAAAGAGCCCAAGAAGAATTGCTTGTACAGAGACAGACAACATTGCAGCAGCAGATACAGAAACATCAAGAGACTTTGAAGGATTTCTTTAACTGTAGTCAG ATAAGTAAGCCCACGCCTGAAAGTGGTGTAGAAACTCAGAAGCTCAGAGAGTGGCTTCCTCATCGCCAGGACCTAGCAGGAGATGATCAGGAAGGCGTTAGTCCTGCAAGTAGGGGCAACTCTGGTGATAATCAGTGGCTTTCAGAAGAGAGTGGCGCCAAGCAAAGTG GCGAGCACCTGGACAAAGAACTGGGCAGGAGATCCTCAAAGCCACCTGTAGCAAAAGTGAAATGTGGATTGGACTTGAACCAACATGAACTCAGTGCTATACCAGAGGTAGAGTcaccagcaagtggcagaacttCTATACTAG GTAAACCAGATTTTTATCCAGACAGGGACCCCCTAAGGGTCTCAATAAGCCGAGAACAAAGTTTTGTTGGGAGCCCCCTGAACTGTGATGCATTTGGATTTCTCTACCCCGTTGCCCAGGAGAACATCTGTGGTGATGACTCCAAGGAAGCAG TGAAGGTCAAGGAGGCTGTGGCTGAGAATCATGCCGTATTAAGCCATGCTGTGGAGGAAGAACATACATGTCTGAGTCCAGCTGTGGAGCCAGATCAC GCTGAAACAGAAGAGATTTATCATGAGCCATTATCATCAGTAACTATTTCTACTGGGAGCTTTTTAAGTTATGAAAACACAGATCTGAGCCTTACAGATCCAG GGTCATTTTCAGAGCCTGTGGACCCCAGGGAACAAGAATCTACCACCGGTAAAGAAGACGAAAGAGATATTTTAAGTTCTATGCTTCCTTCATCACAAGTTCTTTGTCAAAGGCAGGACTCTCGGGAAATTCATCAGCCTCTGTTGCCTGCAGTGGAAAAGTTTACACCTG TTGACCTTGACTTTCCAGAATTGGAACACACTTTTCCAAATTTGCATCGTCAGCTGTTTAAACCGTTAGAACCACATCCAGATTTTGATATATCATCATCATACTCTGGGATTTCTCAAGACAGCAGAGACTTTTACCAG AACTCAGATTCTTCCTGTGAAAGCCACCATGCTGTTGGAGCATCCAGAAGTACTGTTTCCTTTACAGCACTGAGAACTGGCCTGAAATCTTCTAACACAAGCCTGAACCAGCAACCGGACCCTCATTTGGCTCATGCTGCAACTCAGATATTTGCTACAGAAAAGACTGAGG GATCTGAACAATCTTTTCAACAGCTTCTGCCAGAATTTTCTTCCCAGGAGGGGAGCCAGCATGTTGATCTACCAAGTATTTTTAGCATCGAAGCAAGAGATTCTTACCAAGGCATGGAAAATCAGAACTACTCCGAACAGactgaaatacaaaataagaaaaaaagtgttcATTTCCACCTCTGTGTAGGAAGTTTACAGAGTTCAGTCTTCAGTTCATCTGATGAGGCTAACGTATTTCATCCCTTAAGTCTACAGTATAGCACTCCCTGTGGGTCTACCTCTAGTGAGTGCTCAATAAGAGCCCAAccagaaggcagaaaagaaagactGGGTTTCGAAGAATTATCAGAAAGAGGACTcgatggagaaaaaaatgaaacccatGGGGTTTTAAATTCACATATGGAGGAAATGGATTCTCAATCCTGCACCAGAACAGTGGAGATGGGAACTTCAGTTCAGGCACCATATTCTgttcagaatgaaaaatattttgagtattcAGCTAAGGCAGAAACTCCAAAAATCTCAAGAAACCTTTCTCAACTAGCACAATCAGAGCTGTTTTTAAGTTCTGGATCATTACAGAGCTCTATTCCAATGTGG GAGACAGAGTCTGGCCATGGTATAATGGAAGAACCAGAGCTTACATTAGTAAGCACTAGTGATATCAGTATTGCTGAAATGGATTTTGCAAATCTAAccctagaagaaaataaaggaaatgaggCAAAAAGCAGTTCTCAG GTGAGTGAATTTCTGCCTCTTGTATCAGAAACCGAAACCTTGGGTTGTCCAGATGTATCCGAACACGGCACGGAGGAGCCAGTGATCATGTCTGCAG aagccTCTCCAAAGATTATAGCTCTACCTGGGAGCTTACAAGAAGCatttataaagaggaaaaaatcattTATGGAGAGATCCTCccagagacaaaaagaaataaagaataaaattcgTATTCCTGAAAATTCTCAAATCAGGATAGTTGAGGAGAAACCTACAG GCTCATCTGTGAGTCGCCTGAAGGGTGTGAATAAGGTTAAGGTTAGAGTGTCACTTCCTGAAGACAGAAAGACTGCGCAAGCCCTCATGCATCAAAGGACCCTAAG ATCATACAATCAATTAGCTGAAGTcaaaaagcaaagggaagagaaagcaaagcaaGATGCATATGCCCAAAACAGAGCAAGGGCAAAAGAATTTCATAAG AAAACACTAGAGAAACTTCGAGCCAAAAATACATGCTGA